CCCTGAAGGTCGCAGCAAGACTAGCTGCTTGATAGGGTAGATGTGTAAGCATAGTAATATGTTTAGCTGACTACTACTAATAGACCGCTTGGCTTTTTTTATTAAGCGATACTGCCTTATTGAGTGTATTTAGATTCAATGAAGTAAAACATGGCGTGTAATTATTAAGTTAAATTACTAATACTTTAAACACAAGGCTATTAACAATACTTTCTCTTTAGAACTTTGAATTAGGTTTATAGAATCTAAACTTACCAAATAAGATTCTATAAACCAAACAAAAAACAAAAAAGAGACAAAGCAAAAATGGAAATAAGAGCAAAGATAGAATCTAAAATATAGAATCTAAACTTAGATTCTAAGCATTATAGAATCTAGATTCTAGCAAACTTAAGTTTGACTATTTTTCGCGCAAAGACAAACAAAAATTGCTTTTATTTCCCTTTTTCTTTGTGTTAATATGATAGTAGGACACACCTAGCTCCATTCCGAACCTAGCAGTTAAGCTTCTATCAGCCGATGATACTGCACTTTTCAAGTGTGGAAATGTAGGTGAATGCAAGGATAGGGAAAATTACTTTCTGCAAATTACAAACTACAACAAACTAAAATTACGACTTACAAAAACGACACAAAACTGCAAAACAAAAACATTTTAGAGTCCAAAAAACATTCCACAAAATAAAATCATTAAAATCATAATACAGAATCTAGATTCTAAAACGCAATGAAATTCACAGAATCTAAATTTAACAAAAACCAACCACCACTCAATTGCCCTACCCTGCCATCGCGGTAAAATCTGCCACTTAAGCCTTTTGCCTCAAGTCTGCTAATATCCAGCTCATTAAATACAATTTAATAAAGCCCTCCTTGAATGCCAGATACAAAATCTGTTACATTATTTTACATTTAACATACAATTTACATCATATTTACCTTGACTTTAAGGTAAATATGGGGGGGGGGGGGGGTAGAATGTAAAGATATGCGTAAAAGCATAAGATTTACATTCTTAAGGAGTAACAATGAAAAAGTTGTTAGTAAGTTCAGTAGCGGCACTAGCTCTAACAAGCAGTGCGCTTATAGCAGAGGAAAGCGGCACATTTGTGGGTGTGGGCATTGGGTATGGAAGCACTACGCTTAAGCTTTCAAGCAATGTTTTAGGCGAGACAGAAAATATTAAAAACACAAAAAGTGGCTTAAACTATGGCATTATCGCAGGGTATAAGCAATTTTTTACAGAAAGCTTTGGCTTGCGCTACTATGGCAATATAGATATGAGCAGCGCGACAATTGAAAGTCAAGCCTACAATACACTTAATTATGGCGTGAATGTAGATGCGCTCTATAATTTTGTCACATCTGCAGATATGGATTTTGGTGTGTTTTTAGGTATTGGGCTAGGTGCAAACTCTTGGAGTGGTGAAGGCATTAATGACGCCAAAAGCGTACCTGCAGCGGCTGGTAAGAAAGCCACTACAACAGGCTTTGATGCCGCACTTAATGTAGGTTTAAGAGGCGTATTTGCTAAAGCACATGGTATTGAGCTAGCCGCACGCGTGCCTTTTGTAAAAACTACACTTTTTGATATAAATGTGACCGATGTAAGTGTCAAAGCCACTATTCACCGCACATATAATGTCGGCTTACGCTACACATTTGGTTTTTAAGGATTTTAAGCGATAGTCAGATTCTGTATTTTATCCCCACGCCGCGCAAACTTTGCCTGTAGCGTGTGGGCTATTTTGCAATGCTTGCGCGCTTTTAATTTAAAGCGCGAAGTCTTTTATAAGATTAAAATTAAGATAAGTATAAATGCTCGCTCGCTTATTATCAATTTTTTGCGGCACGATTTCAAGGTATTCTTGCGCAGTAGGGAGACGCCCTAGCAGCGCGCACACACCACCAAGCTCCGCACTTCCTAGATAGACTTGCGCCCCCTTGCCCATACGGTTATCAAAATTACGCGTTGAAGTAGAAAACACAATAGCATTATCCCTAACGCGCGCTTGATTTCCCATACACAGGCTACAGCCCGGCACTTCTACCCTTGCACCCGCTGCGCCAAAAAGCGATAAATAGCCCTCTTTTGTAAGCTCATTTTCGTCCATTTTAGTGGGTGGAGCAATCCAAATGCGCGTGTTACTCTGCCCTGCATTTTTGACAATCTCACCAAAAGCCCTAAAATGCCCTATATTTGTCATACAACTACCGATAAACACTTCATCAATATGGGTTGGGCGCTTGGGATTAGCATGGATTTCGCTAAGGGTCGCCACATCATCTGGGTCATTAGGGCATGCAAGGATAGGCTCTTTGATATCTGCTAAATCAATCTCAATAATCGCCGCATACTCCGCATCGCTATCAGGTTCTAAAAGCACAGGATTAGCAATCCACTCTTTCATTTTTTCCGCTCGGCGCTTAAGCGTCTTAGCATCTTGATAGCCACTTTTAATCATAGATTCTATAAGTGTGATATTTGAGCTAAGATATTCAATAATAGGCTCTTTATTTAGGCGCACGCTGCACGCTGCAGCACTTCTTTCCGCACTTGCATCGCTTAGCTCAAAGGCTTGCTCTACCTTTAAATCCCCTAAGCCCTCAATTTCTAAAATACGCCCGCTAAAGACATTCTTTTTGCCCTTTTTCTCCACCGTGAGCAAACCTTGCTTGATAGCGTAATAAGGTATAGCATTAACCAAATCGCGCAGCGTGATACCCGGATTTAGCTTGCCCTTAAAGCGCACAAGCACAGATTCTGGCATATCAAGCGGCATAGAGCCTGTAACTGCGGCAAATGCGATAAGTCCGCTGCCCGCAGGGAAGCTAATGCCAATAGGGAAGCGCGTGTGAGAATCTCCGCCCGTGCCAACAGTATCTGGTAGGCACATACGATTAAGCCATGAGTGTATCACGCCATCTTTTGGGTGTAGCGCCACACCGCCGCGACTGGAGATAAAATCAGGCAAAGTCGCCTGCAGGCTAATATCAGCCGGCTTTGGATAGGCAGCAGTATGGCAAAAACTCTGCAAGACAAAGTCCGCGCCAAAGCTTAGGGCAGCTAGCTCCTTAATTTCATCACGCGTCATTGCACCTGTGGTGTCTTGACTGCCTACCGTGGTAGTCTTTGGCTCGCAATAGCTGCCCGGGCGTATGCCCTCAACTCCGCACGCGCGCCCTACCATTTTTTGCGCAAGTGTGTAGCCTTTTGTGCTAGGCGCGGGCTGCTTTGGTGCTTTAAAAATATCGCTTTTGCCAAGCTTTAAGTATTCGCGCGCTTTTGTGCTTAAGCCTCGCCCGATGATGAGCGGGATTCTCCCGCCAGCGCGGATTTCATCAGTGATAGTTACAGGATTTAGAGTAAAGGTAGCCACCACTTTGCCATCTTTAATAATCTCGCCCTTGCGGGTGTCAAGTGTGATAATATCGCCATCTTTAAGCTCTCTCACATCAGCGACAATGGGTAGCGCGCCGCTATCCTCGCAGGTGTTAAAAAATATAGGCGCAATCACCCCGCCTATAACAATCCCACCGCTTTTTTTATTGGGAATAAATGGAATATCTTTGCCAAAATGCCACATAATAGAATTACAAGCAGACTTTCGGCTACTTCCAGTGCCTACCACATCGCCTACATACGCGACAATAGCGTCATTTTGCGCGGCTTTTTGTTTGGCAGATTCTATACGCGCCTCGTAGTTTTCAATGCGATTTTTAAGCATAGCCTTAGCATGCAAAGGAATATCACTGCGTGTGAAAGCATCGCTTGCAGGGCTTAAATCATCTGTATTTGTCTCGCCATCGACTTTAAACACACACACTTTTATATGCTCTTTTAAGCCCTCTTTGCTTAAAAACCACTCCGCATTAGCCCAAGATTGTAGAATTTCTTGCGAAAGCGGCGTGTTGAGTGCAGCAATTTTCTCAAAATTATCATAAATTAAAAGTGTATGTTTTAGCGCTTCTGCGCAAGCCTTTGCAATAGCATTATCTGGGAGCGAAAGCCCCTCAATGAGCGGAGAGACATTATATCCGCCAAGCATGGTGCCTAGATATGTAACTGCCTCACTTTGGCTAAAACCCCATGATTGCTGGTTTTTTAGGAGTATTTCGCCCAAAAATTCAGCCTTTAGCTGTGCGGAGGCATCAACGCCCGGATTTACCCTATGAATTATTAAATCCTTTGCAAATGCCCTAAGGCTCTCATCTATGCTATTATCTTTGCACATAGCAATGGCGCTTTGGGTTTGTGGCACGCTAAGTGGCAGTGGCGGAATCCCCTCTTTTTCACGCTCATTTACATGCGCTTTGTAGGCGCTAATAAAATCCTCAAGCTCTTTGTTCATCGCATTCTCCTCGCTTTGTAAAATTTGTTGTTGCTACCACAATTTTGGGTGGGTTTGTATTCAAATTGTATAATAAAAATCATAAATGATAAGGAAAGTAAAATAGAAGTTATCCAAAAAGCAATACAAAACTCCCAAGCTAATAAGGACTTTCCCCAAACTAAGCCTTGCGTGTATAGAATCTAGCGCTAGATTCTATAAAATGAGCGCTTTTAGTGTGGATTATAGAATCTGCTTGAGTGGGCGACACATTTGGAGAGTCTGTAGATTCTGTATTTATAGAATCTAAGTTTAAAGCGCAAAGTTTAAAAATAGTGTAAGCTTTTATAAGGAGGCGATATGGCTGCTTTCAAGCCTGAAAAGATTATCACTCGCTTTTTTGCGCCATTGCTCAAGCCTGATAGAGATGTGCTTACGCAGCTGCGCGAAAATATCATTTTAGCCCCAAAGCAGCATTATTTTGATTTTACAGCCTCTGGGCTTGCGTATAGGGGCATTTATAAGCGTATAGAATCTATTTTGCCCTATTATGCTAATACGCACTCATATTTTGCCACGCACTCTGCGCTTATGAGCCAAATATATGAGCGCGCAAAGGCGCATATTGCTAGCGCGCTTAGTTTGAGCGATGATTTTGTGCTTATTGCCGGTGGGAGCGGAGCTAGCTTTGGTATTAAAAAATTTCAAGAGTTAATGGGCATTTATATCTCTCCGCACACGCTAGCACACTTTAAGCCACTCATTGAGCCGCTAGAAAATTTAGCGCAGCTAGGATTGCTCAATGCGCTTAAATCTTATGATAAACGCACGCACAAGCTAGGCTTGCCCTATGTGATAATTAGTGGTTTTGAGCATCATTCAAATGAGATAAGCTACAAAGAGGGGCTTTGCCATATACAAAAGATTGATTTTAATGCGCAGGGCGTGCCAGATA
This DNA window, taken from Helicobacter jaachi, encodes the following:
- a CDS encoding outer membrane protein, producing the protein MKKLLVSSVAALALTSSALIAEESGTFVGVGIGYGSTTLKLSSNVLGETENIKNTKSGLNYGIIAGYKQFFTESFGLRYYGNIDMSSATIESQAYNTLNYGVNVDALYNFVTSADMDFGVFLGIGLGANSWSGEGINDAKSVPAAAGKKATTTGFDAALNVGLRGVFAKAHGIELAARVPFVKTTLFDINVTDVSVKATIHRTYNVGLRYTFGF
- the acnB gene encoding bifunctional aconitate hydratase 2/2-methylisocitrate dehydratase is translated as MNKELEDFISAYKAHVNEREKEGIPPLPLSVPQTQSAIAMCKDNSIDESLRAFAKDLIIHRVNPGVDASAQLKAEFLGEILLKNQQSWGFSQSEAVTYLGTMLGGYNVSPLIEGLSLPDNAIAKACAEALKHTLLIYDNFEKIAALNTPLSQEILQSWANAEWFLSKEGLKEHIKVCVFKVDGETNTDDLSPASDAFTRSDIPLHAKAMLKNRIENYEARIESAKQKAAQNDAIVAYVGDVVGTGSSRKSACNSIMWHFGKDIPFIPNKKSGGIVIGGVIAPIFFNTCEDSGALPIVADVRELKDGDIITLDTRKGEIIKDGKVVATFTLNPVTITDEIRAGGRIPLIIGRGLSTKAREYLKLGKSDIFKAPKQPAPSTKGYTLAQKMVGRACGVEGIRPGSYCEPKTTTVGSQDTTGAMTRDEIKELAALSFGADFVLQSFCHTAAYPKPADISLQATLPDFISSRGGVALHPKDGVIHSWLNRMCLPDTVGTGGDSHTRFPIGISFPAGSGLIAFAAVTGSMPLDMPESVLVRFKGKLNPGITLRDLVNAIPYYAIKQGLLTVEKKGKKNVFSGRILEIEGLGDLKVEQAFELSDASAERSAAACSVRLNKEPIIEYLSSNITLIESMIKSGYQDAKTLKRRAEKMKEWIANPVLLEPDSDAEYAAIIEIDLADIKEPILACPNDPDDVATLSEIHANPKRPTHIDEVFIGSCMTNIGHFRAFGEIVKNAGQSNTRIWIAPPTKMDENELTKEGYLSLFGAAGARVEVPGCSLCMGNQARVRDNAIVFSTSTRNFDNRMGKGAQVYLGSAELGGVCALLGRLPTAQEYLEIVPQKIDNKRASIYTYLNFNLIKDFAL